From Brachyhypopomus gauderio isolate BG-103 unplaced genomic scaffold, BGAUD_0.2 sc120, whole genome shotgun sequence, a single genomic window includes:
- the LOC143498862 gene encoding uncharacterized protein LOC143498862, which translates to MEPGLTNSPKNTTIITIIIIIIIIIIITTIIIIIIIIITIIIITIIIIIIIIITIIIITIIIIIIITTIIITTIIIIIIIIIIIIITIIIIIIIIIIIITITIIIITIIIIIIITIIITIIIIIITTIIITIIIIIIITIIITIIIIIITIITIIIIIIIITTIIIITIITIIITIIIIIITTIIITIIIITIITIIITIIIITIIIIITTIIITTIIIIITIIIIITIIIIIIIIIIIII; encoded by the exons atggag CCAGGGCTCACTAACTCACCaaaaaacaccaccatcatcaccatcatcatcatcatcatcatcatcatcatcatcaccaccatcatcatcatcatcatcatcatcatcaccatcatcatcatcaccatcatcatcattatcatcatcatcatcaccatcatcatcatcaccatcatcatcatcatcatcatcaccaccatcatcatcaccaccatcatcatcatcatcatcatcatcatcatcatcatcatcaccatcatcatcattatcatcatcatcatcatcatcatcaccatcaccatcatcatcatcaccatcatcatcatcatcatcatcaccatcatcatcaccatcatcatcatcatcatcaccaccatcatcatcaccatcatcatcatcatcatcatcaccatcatcatcaccatcatcatcatcatcatcaccatcatcaccatcatcatcatcatcatcatcatcaccaccatcatcatcatcaccatcatcaccatcatcatcaccatcatcatcatcatcatcaccaccatcatcatcaccatcatcatcatcaccatcatcaccatcatcatcaccatcatcatcatcaccatcatcatcatcatcaccaccatcatcatcaccaccatcatcatcatcatcaccatcatcatcatcatcaccatcatcatcatcatcatcatcatcatcatcatcataatttAA